The proteins below are encoded in one region of Styela clava chromosome 4, kaStyClav1.hap1.2, whole genome shotgun sequence:
- the LOC120327064 gene encoding uncharacterized protein LOC120327064 → MITKICAALLLLFTVATLVVGYRNENNKRVKCGESSFFNATRQACQACGICEPGTYIKRTCSGTRDYHCKKCEPGHFSTRYTRLPGKCRMCSRCGDRPVIKRCTKTSDTVCGDCPLGTFMSFGRCISCGYCFPDFGIDIPREPACEKPQIPASHRCTVLIVDPYDPPYLVSRADDDGNQYFVSSYTLLPKKSDTPHDNARLLIDDKQTSQGESHTTTIPTTTKRVNMVTSVLANIPRHTAREISSRLVKYGETSYEYWLAGAGIIISLCIALTLGCISVIYRRRLSQTVTQKPYRPIVKNRQQYYAHFVDEHTKHSLKSALLDNA, encoded by the exons ATG ataACCAAGATATGTGCCGCATTGTTGCTGTTATTCACTGTTGCAACACTTGTAGTCGGATAtagaaatgaaaataacaaacgCGTAAAATGTGGTGAAAGCTCATTCTTCAACGCCACAAGACAAGCTTGTCAAGCCTGTGGTATATGTGAACCAG GTACATACATCAAAAGAACCTGTAGCGGAACTCGAGATTATCACTGCAAAAAATGTGAACCTGGACATTTTTCAACCAGATATACAAGATTGCCTGGGAAATGTCGAATGTGTAGTCGATGTGGGGATAGACCTGTTATAAAACGATGTACAAAAACATCAGATACTGTATGTGGTGATTGTCCTTTAG GCACTTTCATGTCGTTTGGACGATGCATTTCTTGTGGATATTGCTTTCCAGACTTTGGTATCGATATACCAAGGGAGCCAGCTTGTGAAAAGCCTCAGATACCAGCTTCACACCGATGTACCGTGCTCATAGTAGATCCATATGATCCACCTTATTTAGTGTCGAGGGCAGATGATGATGgaaatcaatattttgtatCAT CTTACACTCTTTTGCCAAAAAAATCTGACACACCTCATGACAACGCACGATTGTTGATCGACGATAAACAAACAAGTCAAGGAGAAAGCCACACGACAACgataccaacaacaacaaaacgtgTAAACATGGTTACGAGCGTATTGGCGAACATACCTCGGCACACCGCAAGAGAAATATCCAGTAGACTTGTAAAATATGGAGAAACTTCTTATGAATATTGGTTGGCTGGTGCCGGAATCATAATCAGTCTATGCATTGCTTTAACTCTTGGGTGTATCAGTGTAATCTACCGTCGCAGATTATCACAAACTGTGACTCAAAAACCTTATCGCCCGATTGTGAAAAATCGACAACAATACTACGCTCATTTTGTGGATGAACATACAAAACATAGTTTGAAGTCAGCTCTTTTAGACAATGCCTAA
- the LOC120327065 gene encoding uncharacterized protein LOC120327065: protein MSPQGNTPLNISEKGEQLVKARKDVILCGRKSTARPRIFIIILWCSLFLLISGVAYKVIELSCELQEQRRLLKINTELVQNLLEVNTKYGNSPEKMYDHQADLNDDAINENEKSSIDDISYDDVIEEKENSVEIKRVKRGINRCKRDKKCNKKLTVGPCHLEGKQGPEIFSEDGPRQRPRSKNDCMLWKEPDLEPHSICYMETRYDSGNNGIQYIRIATEGLYHVYSQVTYHTHGVFPAGHTVDVTTTVNGVDTRKTLLTSSNSWKILRPGRPVLSEESSYTAGVFYLRPDDLLSVHPTRGGIVIDMNDDKSFFGVFYLGQFRQ, encoded by the exons ATGAGCCCCCAAGGAAATACCCCGTTGAACATTTCTGAGAAAGGAGAGCAGCTGGTCAAAGCACGCAAGGATGTAATTTTGTGTGGACGGAAAAGTACCGCTCGCCCACGTATATTCATCATCATATTGTGGTGTTCTTTGTTCTTACTTATTTCAGGTGTGGCATACAAAGTTATAGAGCTTTCGTGTGAG ctTCAAGAACAAAGAAGgcttttgaaaataaatacggAACTTGTACAAAATCTGCTTGAAGtaaataccaaatatggaaactcCCCGGAAAAAATGTATGACCACCAAGCAGACTTAAATGATGATGCCATAAACGAG AATGAAAAATCATCGATTGACGACATCTCATATGACGATGTaattgaagaaaaagaaaattcagTTGAAATAAAGAGGGTAAAACGAGGAATAAACAGATGCAAAAGagacaaaaaat GTAACAAAAAGTTGACTGTGGGACCGTGTCACTTAGAAGGAAAACAAGGACCAGAAATCTTCAGTGAAGATGGCCCCAGGCAAAGACCTAGATCAA AAAATGATTGCATGCTTTGGAAGGAGCCAGACTTGGAACCACACAGTATATGTTATATGGAAACTAGATATGACAGCGGAAACAATGGAATTCAGTACATACGAATAGCAACTGAAGGATTATATCATGTGTATAGTCAA GTAACATATCATACACACGGCGTATTTCCGGCTGGACACACTGTAGATGTAACAACAACAGTTAATGGCGTAGATACGAGAAAAACTTTACTTACCAGCTCGAATTCTTGGAAAAT ATTACGTCCTGGCAGACCAGTGCTATCTGAAGAATCGAGTTATACGGCAGGTGTTTTCTATCTCAGACCAGATGATCTTTTGTCTGTCCATCCAACGAGGGGTGGAATTGTAATCGACATGAACGACGACAAATCGTTTTTTGGAGTTTTTTATCTGGGACAATTCAGACAGTAG